The following proteins come from a genomic window of Methanosarcinales archaeon:
- a CDS encoding formate--phosphoribosylaminoimidazolecarboxamide ligase family protein translates to MIDRNEILDILNEYDQTDYKIGAVASHSALDVFDGAIEEGFSTYAVCRRGREKTYTKYFRTLCDDEGFVQRGVVDDWVIYDGFDELTKSDAQQDLIDKNVLFIPNRSFTSYCSIDAVENDFRVPLVGSRNLLRSEERGEEHDYYWLLDKAGLPYPEKLDDPQDIDELVMVKLPHAVKKLERGFFSAASYEEYVEKSESLIEQNIITQSALENARIERYIIGPVFNLDFFYSPIEEELSPLELLGIDWRFETSLDGHVRLPAPQQMTLNKNQLTPEYTVCGHNSATLRESLLEEAFELAEKYVAATQKFYDPGIIGPFCLQTCVDKDLNFHIYDVAPRVGGGTNVHMSVGHPYGNTQWRIPMSSGRRLALEIRNAIDMDRLDEIVT, encoded by the coding sequence ATGATCGATAGAAATGAAATCCTTGATATCCTTAATGAATACGATCAAACAGATTACAAAATCGGTGCTGTTGCCTCTCATTCGGCTCTGGATGTGTTCGACGGTGCCATAGAAGAAGGTTTCAGTACATATGCAGTTTGCCGTAGGGGCAGGGAAAAGACATATACAAAATATTTCAGGACCTTATGTGACGATGAAGGCTTTGTACAAAGAGGTGTAGTGGATGATTGGGTAATTTATGATGGTTTCGATGAACTCACTAAATCTGATGCCCAGCAGGACCTGATCGATAAGAATGTGTTGTTTATCCCAAACCGTTCCTTTACTTCCTACTGCAGTATTGATGCTGTGGAAAATGACTTTCGTGTACCACTTGTTGGCAGCAGAAATCTGCTTAGGAGTGAAGAACGTGGGGAAGAGCATGACTATTACTGGCTGCTGGATAAAGCGGGTCTACCATATCCTGAAAAACTGGATGATCCCCAGGATATTGATGAACTTGTCATGGTCAAGCTGCCCCACGCTGTAAAAAAATTGGAGAGAGGTTTCTTTTCTGCAGCATCCTATGAAGAATATGTGGAAAAATCAGAATCCCTGATCGAACAGAATATCATTACACAATCTGCTCTTGAAAATGCCCGAATTGAGAGATATATCATAGGTCCGGTCTTTAACCTGGATTTCTTTTATTCACCCATTGAAGAGGAGCTAAGTCCACTGGAATTATTAGGCATTGACTGGCGGTTTGAGACCAGTCTGGACGGACATGTCAGACTGCCAGCACCACAACAGATGACCCTTAATAAAAACCAGCTCACACCGGAATATACGGTATGTGGTCATAATTCAGCCACATTGAGGGAATCACTGCTGGAAGAAGCATTCGAACTGGCAGAGAAATATGTGGCAGCCACTCAAAAGTTTTATGACCCCGGCATCATCGGTCCATTCTGCCTGCAAACCTGTGTTGATAAGGATTTGAATTTCCACATATATGATGTAGCTCCCAGGGTGGGCGGTGGTACCAACGTCCATATGTCAGTGGGCCACCCTTACGGCAATACACAGTGGCGTATACCCATGAGTTCGGGTAGAAGGCTGGCATTGGAGATCAGGAATGCAATAGATATGGACAGACTCGACGAGATAGTGACCTGA